Below is a window of Jonesiaceae bacterium BS-20 DNA.
GCAGGCGACCGCGTTTGGATTCCACAATGCGTTCTTGGGACTCATCTTTGAGTCGATGGTCATCACCATGGCGTTGATTGGAATCTCCGGTGTGAAGATTCCCCGCTGGTTGGCGGTGGCCGAGCAGATCATCTACATTTTTGCCCTCGTCTTCGCGATCTGGCTGTTCTACCAATCCATGTTCAGTATTGGTGCGCTGTGTCCGTGGTGCCTGGCCATTACGTACTTCACCATGATCGTGTTCCTGAGCCTGTTGCATTACAACATTCGTGAAGACAACATTTGGCGCACCGGCAAGGGGCGTGCGCGGGCCCGGGCATTCATTCGCAATGACGGCGACCTGTACGTGGGGATCGGCTGGTTTGTTTTGGTGACCGCCGCGATTTTGATGAAGTATGGTCCGGCCGTGGTTGGTCTCTGAGCCATGAGTTACCGGCCTGGCCGGCTTACGGACGAGTGGGCTCACCGGGTAAACGCGAGGGCCCAACCGGCAGTTACCGGTTGGGCCCTCGCGTACTGATTTATTTGCCTTAACTTAGAAGTGGGCAGACCAACGCCATTGGTCGGCGCCACGAGCCAGCGGTTGGGCGTTTAAGCGCCGGGCACGGTTTTGCCATTGGCTTGGGGCCAAAGGCTCCTCGAGTACTTCTTCGGTTCCCGATGCCACAGCGGCTAATCCGGCAACAAGCGCGGCTACTTCAATATCGTTGGGCAAACCGCCAACGACTTGAACAGCAGCGCTCGTAGTTGGGTCGAGCGGGGCGTCTTGTGTATTCACAAAAGTGTCCTTGTCTACCCGGATCTACAGCGGGATGTTGCCGTGTTTTTTGGCCGGCAAGGAGGCCCGCTTGGTCCGCAGAGCCCGTAGCGCCCGGGTGATCTGGGCGCGGGTCTCATGCGGCGCAATCACCGCGTCGACGTAGCCGCGCTGGGCAGCGTCCCACGGGTTCACAATGGCTTCCTCGTACTCGGCCGTGAGCTTGGCGCGCTCGGCCTCGACGTCTCCACCGGCATCGGCAACCGTCTTCAAAGCGTTGCGTTGCAAAATGTTCACGGCGCCGCCGGCGCCCATGACCGCGATCTGCGCGGTTGGCCACGCAAGGTTAATGTCAGCGCCAAGTTGCTTGGAACCCATGACAATGTACGCGCCGCCGTAGGCCTTGCGAGTAATCAGGGTGACCAGCGGAACCGTGGCCTCCGCGTACGCAAAGATGAGCTTGGCGCCGCGGCGAATAATGCCGTTCCACTCCTGGTCGGTTCCCGGGAGGAAGCCAGGGACATCAACCAGAGTCACGATCGGAATGTTGAACGCGTCGCAGGTGCGCACAAAACGGGCGGCCTTTTCAGCCGCGTTAATGTCGAGGGTGCCCGCCATTGACATGGGCTGGTTGGCCACAATGCCCACGGACTGGCCCTCAATGTGCCCAAACCCAATGAGTACATTCTTGGCGTACAGAGGAGATACCTCGAGGAACACTCCGTCATCGACAACGGATTCAATGACCGTCGCCATGTCATACGGCTGGTTATCTGAATCCGGGATCAGGGTGTCTAGAGCCTGGTCAATCTCGGTGATCTCTAAGTCCGTCTCGGGGGCAAACGAGGGTGGGTCCGAGAGGTTATTTTGGGGCAGGTAGGAGATCAAAGAGCGCACGTAGTCGATTGCGTCATCCTCGTCGGTGCCCATGTAGTGCGCCACACCGGAACGTTCGTTGTGAGTGCGTGCTCCACCGAGTTCTTCGAAGCCAACGTCCTCGCCCGTAACGGAGCGAATCACGTCCGGTCCGGTAATGAACATATTGGAGGTGCCGTCGGCCATGACAATGAAGTCGGTCAGTGCGGGGGAGTACACCGCGCCACCCGCAGACGGGCCAAGAATGAGTGAGATCTGCGGGATGACCCCCGAGGCGGCAACGTTGCGCCTGAAGATCTCCGCAAACTGGGTCAGGCCGGCCACACCCTCTTGGATACGAGCACCGCCACCATCGGAAATACCAATGAGGGGCACGCCCGTGCTGAGGGCCATGTCCATGACCTTGGTGATTTTCTCTCCGTGCACTTCGCCGAGAGACCCACCAAAGGAGGTGAAGTCCTGGGAGTAGATGCACACCTGGCGGCCGTCGACCGTGCCGTACCCGGTGATGACTCCGTCGCCGGCAATGCGCTTCTTGTCCAGTCCAAAATTGGTGGACCGGTGCATGGCAAATGCGTCCAACTCTACAAAGGAGTCCGGGTCCAGCAAGGCTTCAATGCGCTCCCGCGCGGTCTTCTTGTTCCGGGCATGCTGTTTTTCTCTGGCAGCAGCCTCGTGGTCGTCAACGGCTAGTTGGTAGCGGCCCGCAAGGTCGGCAAGTTTTCCGGCGGTAGTCGATAGATCAGTCACAAGTCTGAGCGTAGTTGGGAATAGCCAACAAATCAGGTAGCGCCATGCACCCTGAAACGACTGTTAGATTGTAAGTTTCCTACAAAACCGCAATTATGAGGGAAACTAAGGACATGACAAACCAATCCGAACGGCCCACGATGGTTGCAATCGACTTGGATAACGAGTTACTTCAGGCACTCCTGGTCGCGCCGCACGGTCCGCTCGCCCAGTTGACCGTCCTGGATAGTGTCGAGTCAACCAATACATTTTTGGCGCAGATGTTTGCGGCGACCGATGGGCAGCTTTCGTTGCCCGCCGTAGTTGTTGCGCGGGATCAGACCGGCGGCAAGGGGCGCTCCGGGCGACAGTGGGTGGCCCCGGCGGGCAGCGCGCTGACAACGTCCTTAATGAGTGCTGCGGGGCCGCCACTGGCCGTGCGCTCATGGCTCCCGCTGGTTGCTGGGTTGGCGGTTGTGACCGCACTTCGCTCGACGCTGGGCGTAACTGCGGTCACCAAGTGGCCCAACGACATTTTGGTGCCAACCCAGGAGCCCGACCTGCCGGGCTGGTTACACCTGCGCAAGCTTGGAGGGATCCTAGTCGAGGCGGTGGATCAAGAGACGGTAATTATTGGACTGGGCCTAAACGTCTCAATGAACCGGGAGCAGCTGCCGGTTGTGACGGCCACTTCGCTTGAGATCATTGGCTGCCAGAATCAGGACCGGAACATGTTGCTTGCTTCGTTTGCGGCCGCATACATGCAGATCCTGGCTACCTGGCGAGAACATGACTGGGACATCACCGATAGCGGTTTGTTAGCCGAACTCACCGTGGTCAGTGCCACCATCGGAGCCCATGTGCGAGCAGAGTTGACCGGTGGGCAAAATATTGTCGGAACAGCAGTTGGGTTCGCCGGTGATGGTGGCCTTGAGGTACTTGACGAGGATGGCGAGACACATATAATTCGTAGCGGTGATGTCTATCACCTTCGACTACACTAGTGAAGTCCCTCAAACTCCAGCAGAAAATAGTGACGCCTTTATGTCCGAAAATAACCTTGTGCCCACCGGCTCCCAGGATGAATCAGGAAGCGGGTTTAACGCCCACGGTGATGCCCAAGACCCCCAGCGACTTGATCTAGCTCGTCGCCTAGATGAGTCGTTGCTAGGTGGTCCAGCGATCTATGACGTGGACCAACTTGAAGCGGTAACCGGGGTGACGCAGGAACGGATCAGGCAGTTTTGGCAGGTTCTGGGGCTTCCGCTCTCGGACACGGACACCGCTATTTTTACCGAGCAAGACGCGGACATGGTGCGCAACTTTTACGCGTTTGCCGATGCCGAGGGCCTCGATGATCGGACGGTCAAGTCGCTTGTCCGCTCGGTTGGCCATACTACCGAGCGGTTGGCACTGTGGCAGGCGGAGGCGCTTGTTGAGCACATGCTGTTCTCGCACAGACTTGACGATGCCAGTGCACGGTTGCAGGTCTTGGCCCGGATTTCGGATCTGGCGCCATTGTTTGAGCAGCAGTTGTTGCACTCTTGGCGGCGGCAGACGGCAGCACTTGCTGGCCGCTGGTCGGTTGAGTTCTCCGGGGTACGCACCGCGGATGAAACAGGCCAAGGCTTGTTGCCACTTCCGCGTGCGGTTGGGTTTGCGGATATTGTTTCATTCACTTCACAGACTGCAAAGATGCGGTCTTCGGAGTTATCGGATTTCGTTTCTGAGTTTGAAACGGCCGCCCGCGACGTCATTACCGAGGCCGGAGGGCGCGTGGTGAAGACCATCGGAGACGCCGTGTTATACATTGCCGATGACGTATATACGGGGGCAAAGGTAGCTCTTGGCCTCTCCCAAGCCGGGCGTGATGACCAAGAAAACCTGCCGCAGGTCCGCGTATCGCTGGTCTGGGGGCGAGTACTGTCGCGATTTGGTGATGTATTTGGTAGCTCGGTCAACCTAGCGGCGCGGCTCTCGGATGAGGCTGAGCCAGGCTCGGTCCTATTGGACCCGGCTACCGCAGCCTTGCTCGCAGGCGACCATCGGTTTGCCCTGACGGCACAAACCGAGCGCGAGATCCAAGGATTAGGGACCATCGCCCCGGTTCGTCTGCAGCGCGCCTACACGCCGGGCACAATCTAAGCAGTTGTGCTGAACGCAAACCAGATTTGCGTTACAGAAGCGCACCTTGGGTGGGGTACGTGGTCTGATCTGGAATGATCAGGGACGGATCATTATTGGCAACCGAATTTACCGCCGTGGAAACCGCTACCTGGGTCGTGGCGACCGGTTCGACAAGTAACAAGTCCTGTACTTGGGCTCCCGTCAACTGCGGGTCTAACCACCGATCAAAGTGATCGGGCGTCAAGAATACCGGCCGCCGGTCATGGACCTCGCCTAAAGCGCCGCTGGCAGCCGCGGTAATGATGGTTGCGGTGACCAGCCACGGCCGGTCCCCGGACTGTTCGGGATCCGGGGCGGGCCGCCAAAACTCATACAACCCGGCAAAGGCAAAGAGGCCGCCGTCAGCTGGCGAAATGAAAAATGGGGTCTTGCGGCCACCGGGACTGGTTGGTGCCTGCCACTCGTAGTATCCATCGGCAACAACGATGCAACGGCGCTGGTTAAAAGCAGCCTTAAAGGACGGTTTCTGTGCCAGAGTTTCTTGGCGCGCGTTGATCATGCGCACCCCAACGCTTGGGTCTTTGGCCCAACTGGGAACCAAACCCCAGCGCGCTACCTGGACCTGACGCACAATTTGGGGCTCCGCAAGGTGCGGGATTTCCCCGGCTACGGTCACCAGTGACTCGGCCTGCTGAGCGGTTGTGGGGCGGTCCACCACAATCGAAATGTTGGTGGTTGGCGCAATATTGTAAGAAGCAGGAAGCGCCAGTGCCTCAGCCTGAAACAAGACGTCTTGGAAGTACCCTGCCCGCGCAAAGGCATCGGCAAGGTCTTGCGCCTGCCGGAAAGAAGCGTATCTGCCACACATAAGTTCAATATAGAACCCCGGGTCTAACCAAGCCAAGTCGGGTTTTTAAGTCCACTGAAAGATTCCTGATTAGGATTCTGGATATGACGGCAACTACACCCCAAAGCGCCACCGGATGGGCCCGCTTCCTTGGGATAACGCTGCGGCCCTGGTCCGGACACTCCCCGTTTTCCTTGCTCCTGCGCGGCGGCATACAAACAGCCATTGCGGTTGGGCTGATCTATCTTGCTATGACCATGGACCGCGACGAGGCTGCCCTGGACCCGGCCGTGCGCTCAATTTTGGTTCCCGTGATTCTGATCGCGATCATTACGGTTGGCTACCTGTTGCTTACGGGTGTCAGCAGCTTGGTCGTGGGTGTATTGGACTTTGGGCCGCGTAGGACTTTTACGGGTCAGGTGGTTAGTGATCGGGAACGCAAGCTTGGTGATTTTTTACCCTTGTTTGTCCAACGCATGATCTGGAACCGAGGCAGCGGCATTGATAAACGCAAGACGCGCTGGGAGGTGGTCCTGCGGACCGATACGGGGGAGCGCGCATTTACGGTCCGCAAGTTTGCGACTCGTAGACTTCTGCAATCGGGAGCCTACGTAACGGTCCAAGCGACCCCGGTCGCACATTACATTGACAAGGTCCAGACCCACCAACAGTAGGAGTTAGTCCTCGAGCTCGCGGAGCACTTCTTGGGCGCGGCTGTGAGCGACCTCGGCTTGGCGCGGCGAGCCCAAGGCGTACAGTGCCTGAGTCAAACCATCATGGGCGGCAAGATCGAACTCGTCGAGGGCCAAGATGGAACGGAACAGGTCGCATGCGCGCGAGGGCTCGCTCATTGCGGCGAGGTTTTGGGCGACATCGAGGTACACCATTTGGGCTTCTTCACGTACCGGCTCCGCCCACAGGGCAGCAAATTCGTCGCTGAAGGCCTCGCCGGCGTAGAGCCGTACCGCGGCGGCCAACTCATCGTGACTCAATTGGCTTAACCCACGGTGGGCAAGGTCCAAAAAGGCAATCACATCGATGTCGAGTCGGTGCTGGTTGAGGCCAACATACTCGCCGTCAAACGTTACAAAGTACTGCAGGTCGAGCAGTTTGTCGGGGTCCAACGCACGCCGCACAGTTGTTAAAGCGACCGCAAATCGATTGGCGAGCAAATCATGGGAGACCCCCGGCCACAGGTGGTCCAGGAGCTGGGAACGGCTAATTGGAACACCGCGCCCAGAGACCAGTATTTTCAGTAGGGTTCGGGCCCGTTTTGATGTCCACCTGACCGTGCCTTGCGGATTGACCACCTCAAATCTGCCCAAAACGCGGATGACCGGTTGGGTGATCTGCGGGGTATTTGTTGTGGTCGTGCGAGGAGTCACCATGGGCACGCCCAGCGCGTCCAAAATGAGCTTGCTTTGGCGGGCAATCTTGGGCCAACCCATTTGGGAACTGGCCACGAGCGCCTCGGAAGCTAGCCCAACGGCCAATTGGACCTCTTGGTGGCTACCACCCGCGTATTCCGCAGCCAGTTCGGTTTGAATCTGAGCCAACCACACTTGGGCACCAATTCGGGCACATGACTCTTGGGCGTCGTGGAGGTGTTTCATGCCCTGTTCACGGTCTCCGAGGGTAAGTGCGATGAGGCCGAGGGGACGGTCAACGGTGCCCCAACAGACCACGCCGTTACCAATGGGGACCAGGCGTCCGCTGTACGGCAAAAGGTGCTCGACCAGGCTAAGCATGAGTGGCTCGTCGCCAATTGCCACTGCCACCTCGGCCAAGATTGCCAGGGTCGCTAGCCAATTGCGATCGCGGCGGATCTGATCGATGGGGCCAATATTTGCGACCAACCCTGCGGCCGCGGCGATCCTGCCGGTCTTGGTCCAGTGCCAGGCCAAGGCGGCGGTCCAGACCGCGTCGTCTGGAAAAGCCTGGAACGATTGGCGCAGCACCGGTTCGATCGGGTCAAGCTCGCCTTTGATCCAACTCAACACACTAAACTGTGCGCCCCAAACGATCATCGCATCGGGATCATTCTCGGCTTGGGCCCGAACAAGTGCATGCTCAAGGTTTTGCGAAGCGGCTTCGACGTCACCGTCAAGAATTGCTCGCAGGCACCGAAACCAGGAACTGTGCCGGTTATCTTGCAGCTCGGTGAACCGCGCGGCCAAGGGTGAGTTAGCGGTCAGTTCACGGTCGATGCTCGGGATATCGCCCTGCTCAACCAACGCACCAAGTAGTAGGAACCAGGCGGCCCCCGCTAGTTCGTGGTCGCTGGTGTCCTGGGCGATTGCCAAGGCTCGCTGGGATGAGGTGAGCCGGTGAAACAAGGTATCGGGAGAAAGGTCAGCGGAGCACTGGGCTACTAACGCGTATCCCAGTGCGGATCCGGTTTCATCTTGCCGGGCCCAGATCAACGCCTGCCGTGCGGTTTGACTGGCAAGGTGGGGCGCCACCGAAACTTGCGCCAGTGTCAAAGAAGAAAGCACCCGTGATCTGTCCTGAGCCGTCAGTGCGACTTCCTCGTCCAAGATCTGCATGCAACGATCCGCAATGATGCGTGGCAGCTCGCCCGAGTAGTCAACACCAAATCTGGGCCCTAACGCGGCCTTGACCCGTACCGCCGGAGTCTTGCTAAGGGAGGATAGTTCCCAGGCTAGTTGGGATGCGGCAAGTGCACCTTCTCTGTCGCCCAGGTTCCACCTTGCAGAAGTTAACAGGTTATAGAGCGAGGCTTGTTCGACCAAGAGATCGCTATGGTCATCGGGAATG
It encodes the following:
- a CDS encoding vitamin K epoxide reductase family protein, with amino-acid sequence MNKAERSTEQDELARHEALIKELEDGLPGKRHSNTRIFGTMLVAATISLIAAFVLSIDAVALAANPTADLACDVNAILSCGTVGTSWQATAFGFHNAFLGLIFESMVITMALIGISGVKIPRWLAVAEQIIYIFALVFAIWLFYQSMFSIGALCPWCLAITYFTMIVFLSLLHYNIREDNIWRTGKGRARARAFIRNDGDLYVGIGWFVLVTAAILMKYGPAVVGL
- a CDS encoding acyl-CoA carboxylase epsilon subunit; this translates as MNTQDAPLDPTTSAAVQVVGGLPNDIEVAALVAGLAAVASGTEEVLEEPLAPSQWQNRARRLNAQPLARGADQWRWSAHF
- a CDS encoding acyl-CoA carboxylase subunit beta → MTDLSTTAGKLADLAGRYQLAVDDHEAAAREKQHARNKKTARERIEALLDPDSFVELDAFAMHRSTNFGLDKKRIAGDGVITGYGTVDGRQVCIYSQDFTSFGGSLGEVHGEKITKVMDMALSTGVPLIGISDGGGARIQEGVAGLTQFAEIFRRNVAASGVIPQISLILGPSAGGAVYSPALTDFIVMADGTSNMFITGPDVIRSVTGEDVGFEELGGARTHNERSGVAHYMGTDEDDAIDYVRSLISYLPQNNLSDPPSFAPETDLEITEIDQALDTLIPDSDNQPYDMATVIESVVDDGVFLEVSPLYAKNVLIGFGHIEGQSVGIVANQPMSMAGTLDINAAEKAARFVRTCDAFNIPIVTLVDVPGFLPGTDQEWNGIIRRGAKLIFAYAEATVPLVTLITRKAYGGAYIVMGSKQLGADINLAWPTAQIAVMGAGGAVNILQRNALKTVADAGGDVEAERAKLTAEYEEAIVNPWDAAQRGYVDAVIAPHETRAQITRALRALRTKRASLPAKKHGNIPL
- a CDS encoding biotin--[acetyl-CoA-carboxylase] ligase — translated: MTNQSERPTMVAIDLDNELLQALLVAPHGPLAQLTVLDSVESTNTFLAQMFAATDGQLSLPAVVVARDQTGGKGRSGRQWVAPAGSALTTSLMSAAGPPLAVRSWLPLVAGLAVVTALRSTLGVTAVTKWPNDILVPTQEPDLPGWLHLRKLGGILVEAVDQETVIIGLGLNVSMNREQLPVVTATSLEIIGCQNQDRNMLLASFAAAYMQILATWREHDWDITDSGLLAELTVVSATIGAHVRAELTGGQNIVGTAVGFAGDGGLEVLDEDGETHIIRSGDVYHLRLH
- a CDS encoding adenylate/guanylate cyclase domain-containing protein; protein product: MSENNLVPTGSQDESGSGFNAHGDAQDPQRLDLARRLDESLLGGPAIYDVDQLEAVTGVTQERIRQFWQVLGLPLSDTDTAIFTEQDADMVRNFYAFADAEGLDDRTVKSLVRSVGHTTERLALWQAEALVEHMLFSHRLDDASARLQVLARISDLAPLFEQQLLHSWRRQTAALAGRWSVEFSGVRTADETGQGLLPLPRAVGFADIVSFTSQTAKMRSSELSDFVSEFETAARDVITEAGGRVVKTIGDAVLYIADDVYTGAKVALGLSQAGRDDQENLPQVRVSLVWGRVLSRFGDVFGSSVNLAARLSDEAEPGSVLLDPATAALLAGDHRFALTAQTEREIQGLGTIAPVRLQRAYTPGTI
- a CDS encoding SOS response-associated peptidase, whose translation is MCGRYASFRQAQDLADAFARAGYFQDVLFQAEALALPASYNIAPTTNISIVVDRPTTAQQAESLVTVAGEIPHLAEPQIVRQVQVARWGLVPSWAKDPSVGVRMINARQETLAQKPSFKAAFNQRRCIVVADGYYEWQAPTSPGGRKTPFFISPADGGLFAFAGLYEFWRPAPDPEQSGDRPWLVTATIITAAASGALGEVHDRRPVFLTPDHFDRWLDPQLTGAQVQDLLLVEPVATTQVAVSTAVNSVANNDPSLIIPDQTTYPTQGALL
- a CDS encoding AAA family ATPase, which translates into the protein MSNRQRPIPAPNMFIGRASQFQDLQSTLRFLPRNAAATRLITGPAGVGKSRLAFELAQYARDQGLQVLTARCWTTAHSPTYWPWTQIIRDLVGQPRAVDLTELVLDDPLPDSSFELFDAVVTILRQASEQQGLVLVLEDLHALDPSSQTLLSYVSYALCDAKVTIIGTARKSSEKLAKSFEAEVPLTGFTVAETAQYLGDWAGPHLEQVFAASGGLPLHLEHIAHGPALTNELDPISASEPLINLLHSRLARLSPCVLEVLAAAAVLEQSPPTTVAALLQIDTQVVLHALQEAGSMRLVEVPRSSHSPTRFTHQIIQDAILASTDVEQIRRLHANAAKFFASHHQHGVPFARHLIQAGPQFTTEAVRACLVAAEQTLVQFAFEDAAQLCTLALAVIPDDHSDLLVEQASLYNLLTSARWNLGDREGALAASQLAWELSSLSKTPAVRVKAALGPRFGVDYSGELPRIIADRCMQILDEEVALTAQDRSRVLSSLTLAQVSVAPHLASQTARQALIWARQDETGSALGYALVAQCSADLSPDTLFHRLTSSQRALAIAQDTSDHELAGAAWFLLLGALVEQGDIPSIDRELTANSPLAARFTELQDNRHSSWFRCLRAILDGDVEAASQNLEHALVRAQAENDPDAMIVWGAQFSVLSWIKGELDPIEPVLRQSFQAFPDDAVWTAALAWHWTKTGRIAAAAGLVANIGPIDQIRRDRNWLATLAILAEVAVAIGDEPLMLSLVEHLLPYSGRLVPIGNGVVCWGTVDRPLGLIALTLGDREQGMKHLHDAQESCARIGAQVWLAQIQTELAAEYAGGSHQEVQLAVGLASEALVASSQMGWPKIARQSKLILDALGVPMVTPRTTTTNTPQITQPVIRVLGRFEVVNPQGTVRWTSKRARTLLKILVSGRGVPISRSQLLDHLWPGVSHDLLANRFAVALTTVRRALDPDKLLDLQYFVTFDGEYVGLNQHRLDIDVIAFLDLAHRGLSQLSHDELAAAVRLYAGEAFSDEFAALWAEPVREEAQMVYLDVAQNLAAMSEPSRACDLFRSILALDEFDLAAHDGLTQALYALGSPRQAEVAHSRAQEVLRELED